The following proteins come from a genomic window of Armatimonadota bacterium:
- a CDS encoding ABC transporter substrate-binding protein: MRQSRLALGVLLLAALLLAGGPAIAPAAAPQDTIVLGTTDKITELSPENSYDYWTWHVFGQISEALVQFKPGTTDIVGQLAESWQIAPDGLSYTFRLRPGVTFTDGRPFDAASVKQSLETVLRRKGPEGGVALIENIKTVEVVDTRTVRIRVKERDATFLSRMTWGVAPAHIYRFTGPANEYAKGRFVGTGPYRLAQYVPDQRTVYEAYPGYWGPQPRSKRVITVFYADASALAAAVEAGQVDVGFRTFNPEDIRRLQQSPRVSVLRGPSLSVRYIVFNVTAKPFDDVRVRRAVAFALDRDRIARNVFGGINTPLYSMVPPGLWSHIEAFPKRNLDQARSLLREAGYSEGKKLTLILWLTPVRYGNTEPDAGAVVKRAIEETGLASVEIKTQEWATYTKSMAAGQFGMFFLGWFPDFVDPDNFLSPWLIESPEGLGTFLNKATSARDKQYYDQFKQMLTQAKMTADRAERTRLYQQAQRLLAESAILVPMWSNNLQAYAIYQKNVKGIILNPDMSFRTWTVFKE, encoded by the coding sequence ATGAGACAATCGCGCCTGGCCCTGGGAGTCCTGCTGCTGGCGGCGCTGCTGCTGGCCGGGGGTCCTGCTATCGCACCGGCCGCGGCGCCCCAGGACACCATCGTCCTGGGCACCACGGATAAGATCACGGAGCTGTCCCCGGAGAACTCATACGACTACTGGACCTGGCACGTCTTCGGACAGATCTCCGAAGCCCTGGTGCAGTTCAAGCCGGGGACGACCGATATCGTCGGCCAGCTGGCCGAGTCCTGGCAGATCGCCCCGGACGGGCTGAGCTACACCTTCCGCCTGCGCCCGGGAGTGACCTTCACCGACGGGAGGCCCTTCGACGCGGCCTCGGTCAAGCAGTCCCTGGAGACGGTGCTGCGGCGCAAGGGGCCTGAGGGCGGTGTGGCCCTCATCGAGAACATCAAGACGGTCGAGGTGGTCGATACCCGGACCGTGCGCATCAGGGTCAAGGAGCGGGACGCCACCTTCCTTTCCCGCATGACCTGGGGCGTGGCGCCCGCACACATCTACCGCTTCACCGGGCCGGCCAACGAGTACGCCAAGGGGCGCTTCGTCGGGACGGGCCCCTACCGCCTGGCCCAGTACGTGCCCGACCAGCGCACGGTCTACGAGGCCTATCCCGGCTACTGGGGTCCTCAGCCCCGGAGCAAACGGGTAATCACCGTCTTCTACGCCGACGCCTCGGCCCTGGCGGCGGCGGTGGAGGCCGGGCAGGTGGACGTGGGCTTCCGCACCTTCAACCCCGAGGACATCCGCCGTCTGCAGCAGAGCCCGCGGGTGTCCGTGCTGCGCGGACCCAGCCTCTCCGTGCGGTACATTGTCTTTAACGTGACGGCCAAGCCCTTCGACGACGTGCGGGTGCGCCGCGCCGTGGCCTTTGCCCTGGACCGCGACCGCATCGCCCGCAACGTCTTCGGCGGCATCAACACCCCGCTGTACAGCATGGTCCCACCGGGGCTGTGGAGCCACATAGAGGCCTTCCCCAAGCGGAACCTGGACCAGGCGCGCAGCCTGCTGCGAGAGGCCGGGTACAGCGAGGGCAAGAAGCTGACCCTGATCCTGTGGCTGACCCCCGTGCGCTACGGGAACACCGAGCCCGACGCCGGCGCGGTAGTCAAGCGGGCCATCGAGGAGACGGGTCTGGCCAGCGTGGAAATCAAGACCCAGGAGTGGGCCACCTACACCAAGTCCATGGCCGCCGGGCAGTTCGGCATGTTCTTCCTGGGGTGGTTCCCGGACTTCGTCGACCCGGATAACTTCCTCTCCCCCTGGCTGATCGAATCGCCGGAGGGCCTGGGGACCTTCCTGAACAAGGCGACCAGCGCGCGGGACAAGCAGTACTACGATCAGTTCAAGCAGATGCTGACCCAGGCCAAGATGACGGCTGACCGCGCGGAACGCACCCGCCTCTACCAGCAGGCACAGCGCCTGCTGGCGGAGAGCGCCATCCTGGTGCCCATGTGGTCCAACAACCTGCAGGCCTATGCCATCTACCAGAAGAACGTGAAGGGGATCATCCTCAACCCGGACATGAGCTTCCGCACCTGGACGGTGTTCAAGGAATAG
- a CDS encoding ABC transporter permease, giving the protein MLRLRRDYLLVAGMVIVGLVAAVTLLAPLLAPFDPTVPTDGERLQPPGRPYYMGTDQLQRDVFSRVLHGGRVPILVALISCALSLVLGTTLGWIAGYAGGRLDRVLSLVMDAIYSFPALILAIAIVAMLGPGLANMTAAIAFVYIPTYFRVARGQVLAVRTQEFVEAARALGASGARTLVRHIAPNTMSAVMTVPSFNIADAILTEAALSFLGFGLPPPTPDWGFDIQNGQKFLQAGYWWLITFPGLMIILLSVGFGMIGEGVNDRLNPRRRRLV; this is encoded by the coding sequence ATGCTGCGCCTGCGCCGCGACTACCTGCTGGTTGCCGGCATGGTCATCGTCGGACTGGTGGCGGCGGTGACCCTGCTGGCGCCCCTGCTCGCTCCCTTTGACCCCACGGTGCCTACCGACGGCGAACGCCTGCAGCCCCCTGGCCGACCCTACTACATGGGCACCGACCAGCTGCAGCGGGACGTGTTCAGTCGGGTGCTCCACGGCGGGCGAGTGCCCATCCTGGTAGCCCTCATCTCCTGCGCCCTCTCCCTGGTCCTGGGCACCACGCTGGGCTGGATCGCCGGATACGCCGGCGGCCGGCTGGACCGGGTCCTCTCCCTGGTCATGGACGCCATCTACTCCTTCCCCGCCCTGATCCTGGCCATCGCTATCGTGGCCATGCTGGGTCCCGGGCTGGCCAACATGACGGCGGCCATCGCCTTCGTCTACATCCCTACCTACTTCCGGGTGGCTCGCGGGCAGGTGCTGGCGGTGCGCACACAGGAGTTCGTGGAGGCGGCACGGGCCCTGGGGGCCTCAGGGGCACGGACGCTGGTGCGACACATCGCCCCCAACACGATGTCCGCGGTGATGACGGTGCCTTCGTTCAACATCGCCGATGCCATCCTCACCGAGGCAGCCCTCTCCTTCCTCGGCTTCGGCCTGCCGCCCCCCACGCCGGACTGGGGCTTCGACATCCAGAACGGCCAGAAGTTCCTCCAGGCGGGGTACTGGTGGCTGATCACCTTCCCCGGGCTGATGATCATCCTGCTCTCCGTGGGCTTCGGCATGATAGGCGAGGGCGTCAACGACCGGCTGAATCCCAGGCGGCGGCGCCTGGTGTGA
- a CDS encoding ABC transporter permease → MFRYIVARLALTVPMLLILLSLVFVILRILPGDPCLALLGGRNVTPEDIAQCRELLGLNRPILVQYLDYLGDAVRLDFGTSVRTGLPVAQELLLRFPATFELAIFGMLGATLLGLFSGVYASVRRDRRADHVIRVLNIASFAMPIFWIGLMFLMLFAVRWRLFPAGGRLDPVAAAFFVPITNIYTLDTLLRGDLTLFASAVRHLILPALTLAIVVSGFIGRMTRSSMLEVLDREYVTVARAKGLHERKVITRHALANALIPIVTVVGLQFALLMAGAILTETVYSWPGIARYLLEGISSRDFTAIQGAVVFIAFFISAVNLLVDVLYARLDPRIRF, encoded by the coding sequence ATGTTCCGATACATCGTGGCCCGGCTGGCGCTGACTGTCCCCATGCTGCTCATCCTGCTCTCCCTGGTCTTCGTCATCCTGCGCATCCTGCCCGGAGACCCCTGCCTGGCCCTGCTGGGGGGCCGCAATGTCACCCCGGAGGACATCGCCCAGTGCCGGGAGCTGTTGGGCCTGAACCGGCCGATCCTGGTGCAGTACCTGGACTACCTGGGCGACGCCGTGCGCCTGGACTTCGGCACCTCGGTGCGCACCGGACTGCCGGTGGCGCAGGAGCTGCTGCTGCGCTTCCCGGCCACCTTCGAGCTGGCCATCTTTGGCATGCTGGGGGCGACTCTGCTGGGGCTCTTTAGTGGCGTCTACGCCTCAGTACGGCGGGACCGCCGCGCCGACCACGTGATCCGCGTGCTGAACATCGCCTCCTTCGCCATGCCCATCTTCTGGATCGGCCTGATGTTCCTCATGCTCTTCGCCGTGCGCTGGCGGCTCTTTCCCGCCGGCGGACGGCTGGACCCGGTGGCCGCCGCCTTCTTCGTCCCCATCACCAACATCTACACCCTGGATACCCTGCTGCGCGGCGACCTGACCCTGTTCGCCAGTGCCGTGCGCCACCTGATCCTGCCCGCCCTTACGCTGGCCATCGTCGTCTCCGGGTTCATCGGCCGGATGACCCGCTCCAGCATGCTGGAGGTACTGGACCGGGAGTACGTCACCGTGGCCCGGGCCAAGGGACTGCACGAGCGAAAGGTGATCACGCGGCACGCCCTGGCCAACGCCCTGATCCCTATCGTTACGGTGGTGGGACTGCAGTTCGCCCTGCTCATGGCGGGGGCGATCCTCACCGAGACCGTCTACTCCTGGCCGGGGATCGCCCGCTACCTGCTGGAGGGTATCTCCTCCCGGGACTTTACCGCCATTCAGGGTGCGGTGGTCTTCATCGCCTTCTTCATCTCCGCGGTCAACCTGCTGGTGGACGTGCTCTACGCCCGCCTCGACCCGCGGATCCGCTTCTGA
- a CDS encoding amino acid ABC transporter permease has translation MGPSTAPPTEAAAHLAARGRLLPLDVLQRVPWWGVILILGGLLVLYGILNSPVYVETYRFLAAGVVLTIRLAVSSYALAMVLGLIAALAQLSRHPVPYTLSRLYIEVIRGVPLLVQLLYIAFVVTPALADATGIRWFRNDMVRATLGLGIGYGAYLAEIYRAGIESIPRGQMEAARSLGLSYWQAMRFIILPQAVRVILPPLANDFISMLKDSSLASVISVQELTYSGALLNARTFRSFQTYNMVALLYLTMSLVGSLGVRGIERWATRGRH, from the coding sequence ATGGGGCCCTCGACCGCACCCCCCACAGAAGCCGCGGCCCACCTCGCCGCCCGGGGACGGCTGCTTCCTCTCGATGTCCTGCAGCGCGTGCCCTGGTGGGGCGTTATCCTCATCCTGGGCGGGCTGCTGGTCCTCTACGGTATCCTCAACTCCCCCGTCTACGTCGAAACCTATCGGTTCCTGGCCGCAGGCGTGGTCCTTACCATCCGCCTGGCCGTCTCCTCCTACGCCCTGGCCATGGTCCTGGGGCTGATCGCCGCGCTGGCCCAGCTCTCCCGCCACCCGGTCCCCTACACCCTCTCCCGGCTGTACATCGAGGTCATCCGCGGCGTTCCGCTGCTGGTGCAGCTCCTCTACATCGCCTTCGTGGTCACGCCGGCGCTGGCGGATGCCACCGGCATCCGCTGGTTCCGCAACGACATGGTCCGGGCCACGCTGGGCCTGGGGATCGGCTACGGGGCCTACCTGGCGGAGATCTACCGCGCGGGCATCGAGTCCATCCCCCGCGGGCAAATGGAGGCGGCGCGCTCCCTGGGGCTCTCCTACTGGCAGGCCATGCGCTTCATCATCCTGCCGCAGGCGGTGCGGGTGATCCTGCCGCCGCTGGCCAACGACTTCATCTCCATGCTCAAGGACTCCTCGCTGGCTTCGGTGATCTCGGTGCAGGAACTCACCTACTCCGGCGCCCTGCTCAACGCCCGGACCTTCCGCTCATTCCAGACGTACAATATGGTGGCGCTGCTCTACCTGACCATGAGTCTGGTGGGCTCGCTGGGCGTGCGCGGGATCGAGCGCTGGGCCACCCGCGGCCGCCACTGA
- a CDS encoding basic amino acid ABC transporter substrate-binding protein, giving the protein MRRSAGVLAVILVAAALVAAGCQRQQARQPAPAPAPAAQVPDLGGRTIRVATDATYPPFEMLDENKNIIGYDIDLINEICRLVNCKPEIKSTAWEGIFAALQKGDYDAVISGVTITEERDKTMDFTMPYIEVGQVVLVRSDEERIRGADDLADKVVAVQTGTTNDELATKLQNEGKIKEVKRFRTFDLAVQSLLQKDADAVLIDSVAASGYMGTNPGQLKVVGEKLTSEGLGIVVREGDKTLQDAFNAALTQLKEQGFLDKLYQKWFVEWKPK; this is encoded by the coding sequence ATGCGCAGATCTGCAGGGGTGCTCGCGGTTATCCTGGTGGCGGCGGCGCTGGTCGCCGCCGGGTGCCAGCGACAGCAGGCGCGACAGCCGGCTCCCGCGCCAGCGCCGGCCGCTCAGGTTCCAGATCTGGGAGGGCGTACCATCCGCGTGGCTACCGACGCCACCTACCCGCCCTTCGAGATGCTCGATGAGAACAAGAACATCATCGGCTACGACATCGACCTGATCAACGAGATCTGCCGCCTGGTCAACTGCAAGCCGGAGATCAAGAGCACGGCCTGGGAAGGCATCTTCGCCGCGCTGCAGAAGGGGGACTACGACGCCGTCATCTCCGGGGTGACCATCACCGAGGAGCGCGACAAGACCATGGACTTCACCATGCCCTACATCGAGGTGGGGCAGGTGGTCCTGGTGCGCTCGGACGAGGAGCGCATCAGGGGGGCTGACGACCTGGCGGACAAGGTTGTGGCCGTTCAGACCGGCACCACCAATGACGAGCTGGCCACCAAGCTGCAGAACGAGGGCAAGATCAAGGAGGTCAAGCGCTTCCGCACCTTCGACCTGGCCGTGCAGTCCCTGCTGCAGAAGGATGCAGACGCCGTGCTCATCGACAGCGTGGCTGCCTCCGGCTACATGGGCACCAACCCCGGGCAGCTAAAGGTGGTGGGGGAGAAGCTCACCAGCGAGGGTCTGGGGATCGTGGTGCGCGAGGGTGACAAGACGCTGCAGGACGCCTTCAACGCCGCCCTCACCCAGCTCAAGGAGCAGGGCTTCCTGGACAAGCTCTACCAGAAGTGGTTCGTGGAGTGGAAGCCGAAGTAG
- a CDS encoding ECF transporter S component, with protein MKSRDLAAAAIFVALTFVVTRYTVIPIPATKGYFNLGEVVIYIAALAFGPLVGLLAGGVGSALADLAAAPQFAPFTLVIKGIEGYLVGRLAGPTTPLRLRATVLGGAWMVAGYFAAETLFARFLGIAPTPATAVAAALTEVPFNIVQVTAGVVVAVLVAVRLVPLMAEKPR; from the coding sequence GTGAAGTCCCGGGACCTGGCTGCGGCCGCAATCTTTGTGGCTCTGACCTTCGTGGTTACGCGCTACACGGTGATTCCCATCCCGGCGACGAAGGGCTACTTCAACCTGGGAGAGGTGGTCATCTACATCGCCGCCCTGGCCTTTGGGCCGCTGGTGGGGTTGCTGGCCGGTGGCGTGGGCTCGGCCCTGGCCGACCTGGCCGCGGCACCCCAGTTCGCCCCATTCACCCTGGTGATTAAGGGCATCGAAGGGTACCTGGTGGGCCGCCTGGCCGGCCCGACGACGCCCCTCCGGCTGCGGGCCACGGTCCTGGGTGGGGCCTGGATGGTGGCGGGCTACTTCGCCGCGGAGACGCTCTTTGCCCGGTTCCTGGGCATCGCCCCCACACCCGCCACCGCCGTCGCCGCTGCGCTTACCGAGGTGCCTTTCAACATCGTGCAGGTCACTGCCGGCGTGGTGGTGGCGGTGCTGGTGGCGGTGCGCCTGGTGCCGCTGATGGCGGAGAAGCCGCGGTAA
- a CDS encoding DUF488 family protein has product MLRVKRIYELPSPGDGQRFLVERLWARGVSRQEARLAGWLKDLAPSPELRTWFGHDPARWEEFRRRYRAELQAPEKQALLHRLAAAARAGPVTLVYAARDREHNSAVVLREVLEERYLRRRSPAPRAQQAGRRQRAGQAR; this is encoded by the coding sequence ATGCTCAGGGTCAAACGTATCTACGAGCTGCCTTCCCCCGGAGACGGGCAGCGTTTTCTGGTGGAGCGTCTCTGGGCCCGCGGGGTGTCGCGGCAGGAAGCCCGGCTGGCGGGGTGGCTGAAGGATCTGGCCCCCAGCCCGGAACTGCGCACGTGGTTCGGGCACGATCCGGCCCGCTGGGAGGAGTTCCGCCGGCGCTACCGCGCGGAGCTACAGGCGCCGGAGAAGCAAGCGCTGCTGCACCGGCTGGCCGCTGCCGCCCGGGCCGGTCCGGTCACGCTGGTCTACGCCGCCCGCGACAGGGAGCACAACAGCGCGGTGGTGTTGAGGGAGGTCCTGGAGGAGCGGTACCTGCGGCGAAGGTCTCCCGCGCCCCGGGCACAACAGGCGGGGCGGAGACAGCGCGCCGGCCAGGCACGGTAG
- a CDS encoding FAD-binding oxidoreductase: protein MGSDPLEDLRAQLAEKVTFNPYILETHGRCESYPEARPPLAVVFAESVQDVQLVLAWASTHHIAVIPFGAGTSLEAQLLPQGSAISLDLSRLNRLLELRPQDFLAVVEAGLTYPALTRALERHGLFFPVDPGAEATLGGMAATNASGTTTIRYGGMRQNVLALEVVLASGEVLQVGRPVQKTSSGYDLKDLFIGSEGTLGVITKLTVRLHPRPVHVHTIRAVFPNLDATVEGATLILASGLPVARLEMVDELGMRAVNRYLNRTYPESPALFLEFHSGTAAAIGEESREVQGLLDAAGALSVDIARTPLERDAQWEARHKLYWALIALFPGCSYMITDTAVPLTRLPEMVTQAQRLLADMDLPGSIVGHVGEGNFHTLVAVAPADYPRAEQFAERVAEAAVRLGGTISGEHGVGLRKRRLLHLEHGPAVEWMRRVKDLFDPQGILNPGKIF from the coding sequence ATGGGGAGTGATCCGCTGGAGGATCTGCGGGCGCAACTTGCCGAGAAAGTCACGTTCAATCCCTACATCCTCGAAACCCACGGCCGGTGCGAGAGTTATCCCGAGGCCCGCCCTCCTCTTGCGGTGGTCTTCGCCGAATCGGTCCAGGACGTCCAGCTGGTCCTCGCCTGGGCGTCGACCCACCACATTGCGGTCATTCCCTTCGGAGCCGGCACGAGCCTGGAAGCCCAGTTGCTCCCCCAGGGCTCAGCCATCAGCCTGGATCTTTCCAGGTTGAATCGCCTCCTGGAACTTCGGCCGCAGGATTTCCTGGCCGTGGTCGAGGCCGGCCTGACCTATCCGGCTCTCACCCGGGCCCTGGAGCGACACGGGCTTTTCTTTCCGGTGGACCCAGGCGCGGAGGCCACGCTGGGCGGGATGGCGGCCACCAACGCCTCCGGGACCACGACCATCCGCTACGGCGGGATGCGCCAGAATGTCCTGGCCCTGGAGGTGGTCCTGGCCAGCGGAGAGGTCTTACAGGTCGGCCGGCCGGTGCAGAAGACCAGCAGCGGCTACGACCTGAAGGACCTGTTCATCGGATCGGAGGGCACACTGGGCGTGATCACCAAACTCACCGTGCGGCTGCACCCCCGGCCTGTCCATGTCCACACTATCAGGGCTGTCTTCCCCAATCTGGACGCCACCGTGGAGGGAGCCACCCTTATCCTGGCCAGTGGATTGCCTGTCGCCCGGCTTGAAATGGTCGATGAACTGGGCATGAGGGCCGTGAACCGCTACCTGAATCGTACATACCCGGAGAGTCCGGCCCTCTTCCTCGAGTTCCACTCCGGCACCGCCGCCGCCATCGGCGAAGAATCCAGGGAAGTGCAGGGATTGCTGGACGCCGCCGGGGCACTGTCGGTGGATATCGCCAGGACTCCCCTCGAACGGGACGCGCAGTGGGAAGCCCGTCACAAGCTCTACTGGGCGCTTATCGCGCTCTTCCCCGGCTGCTCCTACATGATCACCGACACGGCCGTGCCCCTTACCCGCCTGCCGGAGATGGTCACGCAGGCACAACGCCTGCTGGCGGACATGGACCTGCCGGGGTCCATCGTGGGGCACGTAGGGGAGGGGAACTTCCACACGCTGGTGGCGGTGGCGCCGGCGGACTACCCTCGTGCCGAGCAATTTGCAGAGCGCGTGGCTGAGGCGGCGGTACGCCTGGGGGGGACCATCAGCGGCGAGCACGGCGTGGGCTTGCGGAAGAGAAGACTCCTCCACCTGGAACACGGCCCCGCCGTGGAGTGGATGCGCCGGGTGAAGGATCTCTTCGATCCACAGGGCATCCTGAATCCCGGCAAGATCTTCTGA
- a CDS encoding ABC transporter ATP-binding protein has product MLEVQGIHTYYGLSHILFDVSLRVDRGEVVCLLGRNGAGKTTTLKSIMGIVPPRRGRIRFKGVDLGGLPPHRIARLGIGYVPDDRRIFADLTVAENLEIAARKPTRQAGWDLAAVFELFPILKEKASRKGGHLSGGEQKMLAIARALVGNPELLLLDEPLEGLAPRLVRALEERILDLKATGLTVLLAEQNVQAALRIADRGYVIDDGRIRYHGSVSDLRGNQEVRRRYLLV; this is encoded by the coding sequence ATGCTTGAGGTCCAGGGGATCCACACCTACTACGGCCTGAGCCACATCCTTTTCGACGTGTCGCTGCGCGTTGACCGGGGGGAGGTGGTCTGCCTCCTGGGCCGCAACGGAGCCGGCAAGACCACCACCCTGAAGAGCATCATGGGGATAGTGCCCCCGCGGCGCGGGCGCATCCGCTTCAAGGGGGTCGATCTCGGGGGCCTTCCCCCGCATCGGATTGCACGCCTGGGCATCGGCTACGTCCCCGACGACCGCCGGATCTTCGCCGACCTGACGGTGGCGGAGAACCTGGAGATTGCCGCCCGAAAACCCACCCGCCAAGCCGGCTGGGACCTGGCAGCGGTGTTCGAGCTCTTTCCGATCCTGAAGGAAAAAGCCTCCCGCAAAGGCGGGCATCTCAGCGGAGGCGAGCAGAAGATGCTGGCCATCGCCCGGGCCCTGGTGGGGAATCCTGAACTTCTCCTGCTGGACGAACCGCTGGAAGGGCTGGCCCCACGCTTGGTGCGCGCTCTCGAAGAGCGGATTCTTGATCTCAAGGCTACGGGGCTCACGGTCCTGCTGGCGGAGCAGAACGTCCAGGCGGCTCTCAGGATCGCCGACCGGGGTTATGTCATCGATGATGGTCGCATTCGCTACCACGGCAGCGTCAGCGACCTTAGGGGCAACCAGGAGGTGAGGCGCCGCTACCTGCTGGTGTGA
- a CDS encoding ABC transporter ATP-binding protein gives MPELLRVQRVAKAFDGFPAVDGADLGVDAGAIVAVIGPNGAGKTTLFNLITGVLRPDRGQIIFDGTEITGLPAHEICRRGIGRTFQIVNIFPRLTVFRNVQVAVLSRHRASLNLFAAADGLAVVQTERILADTGLLSKADHLAGTLSHGDQRILEIAIALGSQPRLLVLDEPTAGMSPEETAATLVLIRRLAREHGLTILFCEHDMDVVFAAAESIMVMHGGRTIMQGPPEAVRRNPAVQEAYLGAGDA, from the coding sequence ATGCCTGAACTTCTGCGCGTCCAGCGCGTCGCCAAGGCGTTCGACGGATTCCCGGCGGTGGACGGCGCGGACCTGGGCGTAGATGCCGGTGCCATCGTGGCAGTCATCGGACCCAATGGCGCGGGGAAGACTACGCTGTTCAATCTCATCACGGGAGTGCTGCGGCCGGACCGCGGGCAGATCATATTCGACGGCACCGAGATCACGGGACTTCCTGCGCACGAGATCTGCCGGCGCGGGATTGGACGCACATTTCAAATTGTGAACATCTTCCCCCGGCTGACCGTCTTCAGGAATGTCCAGGTCGCGGTGCTGTCGAGACACCGGGCGAGCCTGAATCTCTTTGCGGCGGCAGACGGCCTGGCCGTGGTGCAAACCGAACGCATCCTGGCCGACACCGGTCTGCTGAGCAAAGCCGACCACCTGGCGGGAACCCTTTCCCACGGCGACCAGCGCATCCTGGAAATAGCCATCGCCCTGGGCAGTCAGCCCCGGCTGCTGGTCCTGGACGAGCCCACCGCGGGAATGTCGCCCGAAGAGACCGCCGCCACCCTGGTCCTGATCAGGCGCCTGGCGCGGGAGCACGGCTTGACCATCCTGTTCTGCGAGCATGACATGGACGTGGTCTTCGCTGCGGCGGAAAGCATCATGGTCATGCATGGCGGCCGGACCATCATGCAGGGGCCGCCGGAGGCGGTACGGCGGAATCCCGCAGTCCAGGAGGCCTACCTGGGGGCGGGCGATGCTTGA
- a CDS encoding branched-chain amino acid ABC transporter permease — translation MRAQFLGRSVPASVLAAVAILAAAPAVLPSFYTYLLALALVMGLLATSLNLALGYGGIYQFHHAVFYGVGAYTAALAITRWGWPAWAAFLAGPPAAALTGWLIGWVCVRLTRLYFGMLQISLGSLLWVIVLRWYSFTGGDNGIHGIPLPPILRPVENVYYLILAAVAASLAALYLIVRSPFGATLQAVRDNPQRCQVVGIDVRVHRLVAIIIAAFFAGAAGVLYVALERSVFPNMLFWVLSLEILVMCLLGGWFTFLGPMLGAAIVVTLRIIAGRYTENWTTILGIMLILLIFFMPEGVMGHVQERMIRMRSQAPRPRPGAGPDA, via the coding sequence GTGCGCGCACAGTTCCTGGGGCGGTCAGTACCCGCCAGCGTGCTGGCCGCCGTCGCCATCCTGGCCGCGGCCCCGGCCGTCCTGCCCTCGTTCTACACCTACCTCCTGGCCCTGGCCCTGGTGATGGGGCTGCTGGCCACCAGCCTGAACCTGGCGCTGGGCTACGGAGGGATCTACCAGTTTCACCATGCGGTGTTCTACGGTGTGGGAGCCTACACCGCCGCGCTGGCCATTACCAGGTGGGGATGGCCAGCCTGGGCGGCCTTCCTCGCCGGTCCCCCGGCGGCCGCCCTGACGGGATGGCTGATCGGCTGGGTCTGCGTGCGGCTGACCCGGCTGTATTTCGGCATGCTGCAGATCTCGCTGGGGTCGCTGCTCTGGGTCATCGTCCTGCGCTGGTACTCGTTCACCGGTGGCGACAATGGCATTCACGGAATTCCGCTGCCGCCGATCCTGCGCCCCGTGGAGAACGTCTATTATCTTATCCTGGCCGCTGTGGCCGCGTCGCTGGCGGCCCTGTATCTGATCGTCAGGTCTCCGTTTGGGGCCACGCTCCAGGCGGTGCGGGATAACCCCCAACGCTGCCAGGTGGTGGGTATCGACGTGCGCGTGCACCGGTTGGTGGCCATCATCATCGCCGCGTTCTTCGCCGGGGCGGCGGGCGTCCTCTATGTGGCGCTGGAGCGGTCGGTCTTTCCCAACATGCTCTTCTGGGTGCTGTCCCTGGAGATTCTGGTGATGTGCCTGCTCGGCGGATGGTTCACCTTTCTGGGGCCGATGCTGGGCGCGGCCATCGTGGTCACCCTGCGGATCATCGCCGGCCGGTACACCGAGAACTGGACCACGATCTTAGGCATCATGTTGATCCTCCTGATCTTCTTCATGCCCGAAGGCGTCATGGGGCACGTTCAGGAGCGCATGATCCGGATGAGGTCACAGGCTCCCCGGCCCCGACCGGGCGCAGGCCCCGATGCCTGA